The genomic interval ACCGATTTAGTCATGTACAATTGCCAGCAGCGTTTTCTTTCTTTAGTGGAAAACGTCTTGTTCCAATCATGACGGCAATCTCAATGTTAATCGTATCAGCAATCTTATTCTTCGCATGGCCAGTGATCTTTACAGGTTTAGTAACATTTGGTACGTGGATTAGTAAATTGGAATTCATCGGGGCTGGATTGTATGGCTTCTTTAATCGACTATTAATTCCAACAGGCTTGCATCATGCGCTAAATTCAGTATTTTGGTTTGATGTAGCTGGTATTAATGATATAGGGAACTTCTGGGCTGGTACCGGTACAAAAGGAATCACAGGTATGTATCAAGCTGGATTCTTCCCTGTCATGATGTTTGGATTGCCAGCAGCAGCATTAGCTATGTACCATACAGCTAAAACGAAACGAAAAAAACAAGCTGCTTCGCTCTTATTAGCGGCAGGTTTTGCATCATTCTTTACAGGTGTTACGGAACCACTTGAATTCTCATTCATGTTCCTTGCACCAGCACTTTATGTTGTTCACGCAGCATTAACAGGAATTTCATTAGCAATTGCGGCATTTTTCCATTGGACTGCAGGATTTAGTTTTAGTGCCGGTTTAGTTGACTTTGTGTTAAGCTCAAGACTGCCACTTGCTAATCAGCCATTCATGCTATTATTACAAGGCCTTGTCTTTGCGGTTATCTATTATGTATTATTCCGCTTCTTAATTACGAAATTTAACTTAGCAACACCAGGAAGGGAAGAAGATACAGAAGAAGATACAGAAGAAGATAATGTGACAGATGAAACAGCGGGCACTGAAAAAGCTGATAATAAATTTGCGGCAATGGCTGAGAAAATCTATGATGGCTTAGGTGGAGACGCGAATGTTACATCTGTTGATAACTGTGTAACACGCTTAAGAATTGAAGTAAAAGATATGGATGTAGTCAATCAACAAAAAATCAAATCTACTGGTATTCCAGGAATAAATATTGTTGGTCCACAAAGCATTCAAGTGATTGTTGGTACACAAGTACAATTTGTTGCAGATGAAATCGAAAAAATTCGGAAAAGTTGAAATGACAAGCTGAAAACTACCTGATGACTTTCTCAGGTAGTTTTCATTTTATTGTAGATAAACACTAAAATCTATTAATTACAAATTGCTTTATGCATTTGTCAAAAAGTAGGGCTATTTATATAATGGCTTTAGCAATGAATTTGAAAGGAGCTCTTGATGTGATTGACAAAAAATCTCCACTGCCGTTGTATTATCAAGTGGAAGAACATATAAAGCAAACGATACAATCTGAAGAACTCCAGCCAGGAGATGCATTACCATCGGAGCGGGAACTCTCAGAAAATTTTCAAATAAGCAGAATGACTGTGAGGCAGGCAATTACGAACCTAGTTAATCAAGGTTTTCTATTTAGGGAAAAAGGTCGAGGAACATTTGTATCAAACCAAAAGTTTGAGCAAAATTTACAAGGCCTTACAAGTTTTACAGAAGATATGAAAGCTCGCCAATTAGTACCGGGAACGAAATTATTACATTTTGAGATTTTTCCGGTAGAAAAGGATATTCAAGAAAGGCTATCTCTGGGAGAAGGCGAACTCATTTATAAAATTAAAAGACTTCGCTTAGCTAATGAAGAACCGATTGCCCTCGAAACAAGTTATTTACCAGTAAAACTTATCCCTGGACTAACGCCGGATATTTTAGAGAAATCGTTGTATTCCTATATTGAGGACGAACTTCAATTAAAAATAGGTCATGCAACTCAAACCGTTGAAGCCGCATTGATTAGTGATGAAGATAGTAAGCAATTACAAGTGAAAAAAGGTGTCCCTGTTCTCCTCATCCAGCGTGAAACATTTTTAGAAAATGGCACACCGCTGGAACTTGTAAGGTCTTCCTATCGAGCGGATAAATATAAGTTTAAAATTGATATTGAAAGAAAGTAAGAAAAGCTCTGCCTCTGATACAGGTAGAGCTTTTTTGTTTTACCAGAAATTATTTCATTGATTAGAAAAACGAACGAAGGCTTACACGCTTGGTCCGTTTTTGAAAAGAATTAAACTTCTTTTTTTAGCAACTCAATACGTGCACAATATTTCTCAATTAATGCATGATTATGTTCATCTGCTCCTTCAATATTTCCGCTTAAAAAAATTGGCGGCTTAACGCCGTTATCAACTATTTTTTTAATTGCTTCAGCCATGATACCATTTAAAATGGCAGCACCAGTGATCGTGGAAGTCGGTGTAAAAGGTACATCAACATGTTGATAAGTAAGAATGGCATCACCTTTTACAGCAAAGTTATTGATTGCAAGATCGACAACATGTGCAAGTCGCTTTTCACTTTTGTGTCTTGAAGGCTGATCTTCATAGTCAAATGAACAAATTCCGATGACGAATGCCCCTTTTTCCTTTGCTAGTAAGGCAACATCAATTGGCACTGGATTAACACCTGAGGTTGAGATAACGATTACGACATCATTTGGCTTAATATCTTGTTGTTCCATAAATGTTAATGCATAGTCATTTTGTCTTTCTAATTGCGAAGATTTTACCGCCCCTTGATGAAGCATTAGTGGCTCGATTAAAATCGGCTTAATTGCTGCTAGTCCACCTGCACGATAAAAAACCTCTTCTGAAAGCATATGTGAATGGCCACAACCAAACAATTGAATAATACCGCCGTTTTGGATGCACTCTGATATCTTCGTTGCTGCTCTATTCATTGAATCTGCTTCAGTTTGGATAACCTGCTTTAATTTTTCCTCGATCTTCTGAAAATAAGTTGTTAACACATTGTTCACCTCGAAAGTTTATATCTATAACAAATTTACCGTAAATGTAATGGTGAAAGAAAGCCATTATATATAATGTATAGTAAATTGATGGTTGTTTGTTATTTTATACAAATGTATACTATATTATACAACGTCGGAACAATGGGAGAAAGAATGAAATCAATTCAAACACAAATAGCTGAAAATCTAAAGAATATTCGAAAACTTAGAGGATATAGTTATGATCAACTTGCTGGTCTAACAGG from Metabacillus sediminilitoris carries:
- a CDS encoding GntR family transcriptional regulator, translated to MIDKKSPLPLYYQVEEHIKQTIQSEELQPGDALPSERELSENFQISRMTVRQAITNLVNQGFLFREKGRGTFVSNQKFEQNLQGLTSFTEDMKARQLVPGTKLLHFEIFPVEKDIQERLSLGEGELIYKIKRLRLANEEPIALETSYLPVKLIPGLTPDILEKSLYSYIEDELQLKIGHATQTVEAALISDEDSKQLQVKKGVPVLLIQRETFLENGTPLELVRSSYRADKYKFKIDIERK
- the nagE gene encoding N-acetylglucosamine-specific PTS transporter subunit IIBC encodes the protein MMKYLQKIGRSLMLPVAVLPAAAILMGIGYWIDPAGWGAGSPLAAFLIKAGSSVIDNMAILFAVGVALGMSKDKDGSAALSGLVAFLVVTTLLSTNSVAMLQGIDIENVNPAFAKIGNQFIGILSGIVASIMYNRFSHVQLPAAFSFFSGKRLVPIMTAISMLIVSAILFFAWPVIFTGLVTFGTWISKLEFIGAGLYGFFNRLLIPTGLHHALNSVFWFDVAGINDIGNFWAGTGTKGITGMYQAGFFPVMMFGLPAAALAMYHTAKTKRKKQAASLLLAAGFASFFTGVTEPLEFSFMFLAPALYVVHAALTGISLAIAAFFHWTAGFSFSAGLVDFVLSSRLPLANQPFMLLLQGLVFAVIYYVLFRFLITKFNLATPGREEDTEEDTEEDNVTDETAGTEKADNKFAAMAEKIYDGLGGDANVTSVDNCVTRLRIEVKDMDVVNQQKIKSTGIPGINIVGPQSIQVIVGTQVQFVADEIEKIRKS
- a CDS encoding SIS domain-containing protein yields the protein MLTTYFQKIEEKLKQVIQTEADSMNRAATKISECIQNGGIIQLFGCGHSHMLSEEVFYRAGGLAAIKPILIEPLMLHQGAVKSSQLERQNDYALTFMEQQDIKPNDVVIVISTSGVNPVPIDVALLAKEKGAFVIGICSFDYEDQPSRHKSEKRLAHVVDLAINNFAVKGDAILTYQHVDVPFTPTSTITGAAILNGIMAEAIKKIVDNGVKPPIFLSGNIEGADEHNHALIEKYCARIELLKKEV